GACCCGGCGTCCAGGACTCGCGCTGACCAGAGCGGCGGTCGGTGACGGCCAGCGCCAGGCCGACCCGTTCACACAGCCCCGGCCAGTTGCGCCGGATCGCCCGCCGCTTGCGCCGCCGCCACGCGGGCTGGGCGATGAGGTGGGAGAACGACCCCGGCCACACCAGGCGCCACACCACCAGTGCCATCACGAGGACCGCGGCGACGATGCCGACCAGGAAGAGGTGATCGCTCGTGTACGCCCACCACCCCGTGAGGAGACCGGCCACGACGAGCGGGAAGCGCCACGCCAGCAGCACGGCCGTCTTGACCATCCACCAGACCAGGGACAGCAACGAGACGATGAGGTCCGCGATCCAGTCGTCAGAGGTCGCGGTGTTCTGCTGCGCTGGCTGGTGAGTCACGATCCCCTGCGGACGGCCACTCATCACGCCACCTCTGCCGCGCGGAGGCGGGTGCGGCCCGCGGGGTGACGTGACACCGACCGCAGCCGGGCACCTTCCTCAGCGGCGATGGTGGACAGGTAGCGGCACTCTGCTGCTTCCTGCGGGTCGATCGGCCCGTAGTGCTCGGCGAGCTGCCCGAACAGCTCTGCCTTGCGCTCGAACCACGCCGCCCGCTCCCGCAGCGAGATCTGTGAGCCGGGACGGGAGCGCAGCAACGCACCGATCTGCGCGGCGATGCTGTTCCGCTCGTTCCGTTCCTCCTGGAGCTTCTGCGCCCGCATCAGGCGGCCCGCCCAGCGTCAGTCTTCGCCGCGGTCTTGCCAGGAGCCGACATACCTGTCGCCTTCAGCGACCACGCCAGACGAGGGCGGGCGCGGTTGGTGTCCACGTACGGGGTGGCGGTGAGCCCGTCGAAGACGACGGGTCGGAAGGGCAGGCCCGGCAGCGGGGCCGGCGGGACGGGCTGGTGCTCGGCCATGACCTTGACGACGACCTCGGCCTGTCCGCGGCGGGCTTCGGGGTCGGCGTCGACGACGCGCACCGCCCACAGCCGTTCGCCGGTGTTCTTGTCGCGGGACTGGAAGTCGACCTCGCCGGCCTGGCGGCGGTCGAAGTCCTGGACCTGCTCGACCTCCCCCACGACGTACGCGCCGTGCGGGAACACCAGGTCCTGCCCCAATGGAATCGCGCCCTGAATCGCCATGTCGTCCTCCTCGTTTCATCCAGCGCGGTTGCGCCGATGTGACGAGCGAAGCGGAGGCGTTCGTGG
The sequence above is drawn from the Kineococcus rhizosphaerae genome and encodes:
- a CDS encoding plasmid replication, integration and excision activator; translation: MAIQGAIPLGQDLVFPHGAYVVGEVEQVQDFDRRQAGEVDFQSRDKNTGERLWAVRVVDADPEARRGQAEVVVKVMAEHQPVPPAPLPGLPFRPVVFDGLTATPYVDTNRARPRLAWSLKATGMSAPGKTAAKTDAGRAA